One window from the genome of Faecalibacterium sp. HTF-F encodes:
- a CDS encoding C40 family peptidase, which produces MRQEDEAGGPQDTGKAQEPEGSAEKAGSKKDKYQKAQAKAEHAGEKLGKAREKLDKTEAKRAAKKPPGLAKKAVRGARTEAWFYLHNKIHEVEHENVGVEGAHKSELVAEAGARKLTRYAKRRYREHPARKVAKWERKDIKARANVDFQKMASDHPELASNPLSRAQQKWKLKRRYSKEAKAAAKQGAKAAKKTAAASGTATRRAAQFVTRHPVAVLVLLLLLLLCFLVSAVSSIFPTLGSGLANVLSGTSYASEDTDLLGVDEDYTALENELAQTVANIESTHPGYDEYRYSVDEIGHNPYELASYLSAKYHVYFREQVQDELREIFEAQYELTLTEEVEIRYRTETSTDPETGETTTEEVPYEYYILNVTLTNKTLPAVILPRLNEQQREIYTVMQQLKGNKPYLWEGIYNGGEDTGPSYEIPGEALDDPAFAALMEEATKYIGWPYVWGGSSPSTSFDCSGFVCWVYTASGVHNLPRTTAQGIYNQCAIISPSEAKPGDIIFFTGTYDSPGPVSHVGIYVGDGMMLHCGSPIQYANINSSYWQTHFYAFGRL; this is translated from the coding sequence ATGAGGCAGGAAGATGAAGCGGGCGGGCCGCAGGATACCGGCAAGGCACAGGAGCCGGAGGGCTCCGCCGAGAAGGCCGGGAGCAAAAAGGACAAGTACCAGAAAGCACAGGCAAAAGCGGAACACGCCGGGGAAAAGCTGGGAAAGGCCCGGGAGAAACTGGACAAGACCGAGGCAAAACGGGCAGCGAAGAAGCCGCCGGGGCTTGCAAAAAAGGCAGTCCGGGGAGCCCGCACCGAAGCATGGTTTTATCTCCACAACAAAATCCACGAAGTTGAGCATGAAAATGTGGGTGTGGAAGGAGCCCATAAGTCGGAACTTGTGGCCGAGGCCGGAGCCCGGAAACTGACCCGGTATGCCAAACGGAGATACCGGGAACACCCGGCCCGGAAGGTGGCAAAGTGGGAACGGAAGGACATAAAAGCCCGGGCCAATGTGGATTTTCAAAAGATGGCCTCCGATCACCCGGAGCTTGCCAGCAATCCGCTTTCCCGTGCGCAGCAGAAATGGAAACTGAAACGCCGGTATTCCAAAGAAGCAAAGGCGGCTGCAAAACAGGGCGCAAAGGCCGCAAAGAAAACCGCTGCCGCTTCGGGAACTGCGACCCGTCGGGCGGCGCAGTTTGTGACCCGTCATCCCGTGGCGGTGCTGGTCCTGCTCCTGCTGTTGCTGCTCTGTTTTCTTGTGTCGGCGGTAAGTTCCATCTTCCCCACGCTTGGCAGCGGCCTCGCCAATGTGTTATCCGGCACCTCCTACGCCTCGGAGGATACGGACCTGCTGGGGGTGGACGAGGACTACACAGCGCTGGAAAACGAGCTGGCGCAGACGGTAGCGAACATCGAAAGCACCCATCCCGGCTATGACGAGTACCGCTATTCCGTGGACGAGATCGGCCATAACCCCTATGAGCTGGCGTCCTATCTCTCGGCAAAGTACCATGTGTATTTCCGTGAACAGGTGCAGGACGAGCTGCGGGAGATTTTCGAGGCACAGTATGAACTGACCTTGACGGAGGAAGTCGAGATACGCTACCGCACCGAAACCAGCACCGACCCGGAGACCGGGGAAACCACCACCGAGGAAGTTCCCTATGAGTATTACATTCTCAATGTGACCCTCACAAACAAGACGCTGCCTGCCGTGATCCTGCCGAGGCTTAACGAACAGCAGCGGGAAATCTACACCGTTATGCAGCAGCTCAAAGGCAACAAACCCTATCTGTGGGAAGGGATTTACAACGGTGGCGAAGATACCGGCCCCAGCTATGAGATACCCGGCGAGGCGCTGGATGACCCGGCTTTTGCGGCGCTCATGGAAGAAGCCACAAAGTACATCGGCTGGCCCTATGTGTGGGGCGGCTCCAGCCCGTCCACCTCCTTTGACTGTTCGGGCTTTGTCTGCTGGGTGTACACGGCCAGCGGCGTCCACAACCTGCCCCGTACCACGGCGCAGGGCATTTACAACCAGTGTGCTATCATTTCTCCCTCCGAGGCAAAGCCCGGCGACATTATCTTTTTCACGGGAACCTATGACAGCCCCGGCCCTGTATCCCATGTGGGGATTTATGTGGGCGACGGGATGATGCTCCATTGTGGTTCGCCCATCCAATACGCAAACATCAATTCAAGCTACTGGCAGACACATTTCTATGCCTTCGGGCGTTTGTGA
- a CDS encoding VirB4-like conjugal transfer ATPase, CD1110 family encodes MRCLAPERRRSRLRNSRRAGKPAGRKPEKQGLTGLFTKGKNIPTTAQQTLPYREMYRDGVCRVADRYYTKTIEYEDINYQLAQSEDQAAIFDGWSACLNYFDSSLPFQLSFLNHRSRPGSRYSVNIPMQDDDYNSVRCEYVEMLENQIAKSNNGIVRTKLLTFGVNVDDLPTARARLERVEADICGNFKKLGVKCRSLSGLERLELLHGQLHPGSGSPFRFSWDMIPKTGLSTKDFIAPDSFDFRFSRLFRVGTTWGAASYLQILASELSDKLLAELLEMDAEMTITLHIQTVDQAAAVKSIKAKVSDIDKMKVEEQKKAARSGYDMDILPPDLVTYSNDAKTLLEDLQSRNERMFLLTFLVVNMAPTRRELDNDLFTVSGIVQKYNCTLKRLDFQQEDGFLSSLPLGHNGIEIKRGMTTSSTAIFVPFMTQELRMDGEAVYYGLNALSHNVIMANRKKLKNPNGLFLGVPGSGKSFAAKRELVNVFLATRDRIIVVDPMGEYSPLIKRLGGQVIEIAPDSPHHINPMDIDLSFDEENPMALKADFILSLMELIVGGKDGLQPVERTVIDRCVRQMYREHLQDPETSKMPTLQTLYDLLCSQPEGEAVRLATALEIYVSGSLNVFNHETNVDLNRRLVCLDLKKLGAGLRTIAMLIMQDLVNSQVSMNFLRGIATWCYFDEFHVLLRDRLTASYCVAIWKMLRKKGCVPSALTQNVKDFLASPEIENIFENSDFLVLLSQAQGDRQILAKQLGISPHQLSYVTHTNSGEGLLFFGNTTIPFVDRFPQNTELYAIMTTRPEDKKQEMNRA; translated from the coding sequence ATGCGCTGCTTAGCGCCAGAAAGGAGGCGCAGCCGATTGCGAAACAGCAGAAGGGCCGGAAAGCCCGCAGGCAGAAAGCCTGAAAAACAGGGCCTTACCGGCCTGTTCACGAAAGGAAAGAACATTCCCACCACCGCCCAGCAGACCCTCCCTTACCGGGAAATGTACCGGGACGGCGTGTGCCGGGTAGCGGACCGCTATTACACCAAAACCATTGAATACGAGGACATCAACTACCAGCTCGCACAGTCCGAAGATCAGGCAGCCATCTTTGACGGGTGGAGCGCCTGCCTCAACTACTTTGACAGCAGCCTTCCGTTCCAGCTTTCCTTCCTCAACCACCGGAGCCGCCCGGGCAGCCGGTACAGCGTGAACATCCCCATGCAGGACGATGATTACAACAGCGTCCGGTGTGAGTATGTGGAAATGCTGGAAAACCAGATCGCCAAAAGCAACAACGGCATTGTCCGCACAAAGCTCCTGACCTTCGGCGTGAATGTGGACGACCTTCCCACCGCCAGGGCAAGGCTGGAACGTGTAGAGGCGGACATTTGCGGGAACTTCAAAAAGCTGGGCGTCAAGTGCCGCTCCCTTTCGGGGCTGGAACGGCTGGAGCTTCTTCACGGGCAGCTCCACCCCGGCAGCGGCTCCCCCTTCCGGTTTTCATGGGATATGATCCCCAAAACCGGGCTTTCCACCAAAGACTTTATCGCCCCGGACAGCTTCGACTTCCGTTTCAGCCGTCTGTTCCGGGTGGGGACGACTTGGGGTGCCGCCTCCTACTTGCAGATTTTGGCCTCGGAGCTCTCGGACAAGCTGCTGGCGGAGCTTTTGGAAATGGATGCGGAAATGACCATCACTCTCCATATCCAAACCGTCGATCAGGCCGCCGCCGTAAAATCCATCAAGGCCAAAGTCTCCGACATTGACAAGATGAAGGTGGAGGAACAAAAGAAGGCAGCCCGGTCAGGGTACGACATGGACATACTTCCACCCGACCTTGTAACGTACAGCAACGACGCAAAGACCCTCTTGGAAGATTTACAGAGCCGGAATGAGCGAATGTTCCTTCTGACCTTCCTTGTGGTAAACATGGCCCCGACCCGCCGGGAGCTGGACAATGACCTGTTCACGGTGTCGGGTATCGTCCAGAAATACAACTGCACCTTGAAGCGGCTGGACTTCCAGCAGGAGGATGGTTTTCTTTCCAGCCTTCCGCTGGGCCATAACGGCATTGAGATCAAGCGCGGCATGACGACCAGCTCCACGGCCATTTTCGTTCCCTTTATGACGCAGGAGCTCCGCATGGATGGCGAAGCCGTCTATTACGGGCTCAACGCACTTTCCCATAACGTCATCATGGCAAACCGGAAAAAGCTCAAAAACCCCAACGGCCTGTTCCTCGGCGTGCCGGGCTCCGGCAAATCCTTTGCCGCAAAGCGGGAGCTTGTGAACGTGTTCCTTGCCACCCGTGACCGGATCATTGTGGTGGACCCGATGGGCGAATACTCGCCCCTTATCAAGCGGCTGGGCGGACAGGTCATCGAGATCGCCCCGGACAGCCCCCACCACATCAATCCGATGGACATTGACCTGAGCTTTGACGAGGAAAACCCGATGGCGCTGAAAGCCGACTTTATCCTGTCGCTGATGGAGCTAATCGTTGGCGGCAAGGATGGCTTGCAGCCGGTGGAGCGGACCGTCATTGACCGCTGTGTACGCCAGATGTACCGGGAACATTTGCAGGACCCGGAAACAAGCAAAATGCCGACCCTCCAAACCCTGTATGACCTGCTCTGTTCCCAGCCGGAGGGCGAGGCGGTACGGCTGGCAACTGCCCTTGAAATCTATGTGTCGGGTTCCCTTAACGTGTTCAACCATGAAACCAATGTGGACTTAAACCGCCGTCTGGTATGCCTTGACTTAAAAAAGCTGGGGGCCGGGCTTCGGACGATTGCCATGCTCATTATGCAGGACTTGGTAAACTCACAGGTGTCCATGAATTTCCTCCGCGGTATCGCTACATGGTGCTACTTCGACGAGTTCCATGTGCTGCTCCGTGACCGGCTGACGGCAAGCTACTGTGTGGCGATCTGGAAAATGCTGCGAAAAAAAGGGTGCGTTCCCAGTGCTTTAACGCAGAACGTGAAGGATTTTCTGGCAAGCCCGGAGATCGAGAACATCTTTGAAAACTCGGACTTCCTTGTGCTGCTCTCGCAGGCACAGGGGGACCGGCAGATTTTAGCCAAACAGCTTGGGATCAGCCCCCACCAGCTTTCCTATGTGACCCATACCAATTCCGGCGAAGGGCTGCTGTTCTTCGGGAATACCACCATCCCGTTTGTTGACCGCTTCCCGCAGAATACCGAGCTGTACGCCATTATGACCACCCGCCCGGAGGACAAAAAACAGGAAATGAACCGGGCATAA